In Neochlamydia sp. AcF84, one DNA window encodes the following:
- a CDS encoding carboxymuconolactone decarboxylase family protein — MLRVTPVLPEKAGPELKPLYEALQKKMGRVINIFQNMGNSPLTLKAFLALSEAAAQTHLSAKVREEIALTIGQANQCEYCVSAHTLSAKAHGLAEQEILLARKGEAQEPKTKAILKFVKIVVEKRGKVSEEDVVALKNEGISDQELIEIVLNIAVNMFTNYFNNIIGTQVDFPQAPPLN, encoded by the coding sequence ATGTTACGCGTCACCCCTGTTCTTCCTGAAAAAGCTGGACCTGAGCTTAAACCATTATATGAAGCCCTACAAAAAAAGATGGGGAGAGTGATTAATATTTTCCAGAATATGGGCAACTCCCCTTTAACCTTAAAAGCTTTTCTAGCTTTAAGCGAAGCTGCAGCCCAGACTCATTTATCTGCAAAAGTTAGAGAAGAGATAGCTTTAACTATTGGCCAAGCTAATCAATGTGAGTATTGCGTATCTGCACATACTCTTTCTGCTAAAGCGCACGGTCTTGCTGAGCAAGAGATATTGCTAGCGCGCAAGGGAGAGGCTCAAGAACCTAAAACAAAAGCCATCCTTAAATTTGTTAAAATAGTAGTAGAAAAAAGAGGTAAGGTTTCCGAAGAAGATGTTGTAGCCTTAAAAAATGAAGGTATTTCCGATCAAGAACTTATAGAAATTGTGCTTAATATTGCTGTTAACATGTTTACCAACTACTTTAATAATATTATCGGCACTCAAGTCGACTTCCCACAAGCTCCGCCTCTAAACTAG
- a CDS encoding RNA-binding protein, whose translation MKKIFVGNLSWKASEETLKPLFEAFGTVVSIKIIKDQYTGKSKGFGFVEMEADDEAAKCIHELNEKPFLERNLHLSPAQERQPGAGGGRDNRSPRGNGGDSYSRGGQRSNRDRNYD comes from the coding sequence ATGAAGAAAATTTTTGTAGGCAATTTATCCTGGAAAGCAAGTGAAGAGACTTTAAAGCCTCTTTTCGAAGCTTTTGGAACTGTTGTCTCCATTAAAATTATTAAAGATCAGTATACAGGCAAATCTAAAGGTTTTGGATTTGTAGAAATGGAAGCTGATGATGAAGCTGCAAAATGCATTCACGAGCTTAATGAAAAGCCTTTCTTAGAGCGTAACCTTCATTTAAGTCCCGCCCAAGAGCGCCAGCCAGGTGCAGGTGGTGGCCGTGATAATAGAAGCCCTCGTGGCAACGGTGGAGATTCCTATTCTAGAGGAGGACAGCGTTCTAATCGTGATAGAAATTACGATTAA
- a CDS encoding RNA-binding protein yields MKKIFVGNLSWKASEETLKPLFEAFGTVVSIKIIKDQYTGKSKGFGFVEMETDDEAAKCIHELNEKPFLERNLRLSPAQERQAGAGSPQGGRSHRGNGGDSYHRGGQRSNRDRSFASE; encoded by the coding sequence ATGAAGAAAATTTTTGTAGGCAACTTATCCTGGAAAGCAAGTGAAGAGACTTTAAAGCCTCTTTTCGAAGCTTTTGGAACTGTTGTCTCCATCAAAATTATTAAAGATCAGTATACAGGCAAATCTAAAGGTTTTGGATTTGTTGAGATGGAAACTGATGATGAAGCTGCAAAATGCATTCATGAGCTTAATGAAAAGCCTTTCTTAGAACGTAATTTGCGCTTGAGCCCCGCCCAAGAACGTCAAGCTGGCGCAGGCAGCCCTCAGGGCGGTAGAAGTCATCGTGGCAACGGTGGGGACTCCTATCACCGGGGTGGTCAACGTTCTAATCGAGATAGATCTTTTGCATCTGAGTAA
- a CDS encoding peptide ABC transporter substrate-binding protein, with product MKENFSLITLLIFLLTACQNEKVPIKQEAILRLACEESASSMDPRYPANLITRNLLHMLYEGLMKIDHQGKVIPALALSVEVSADLKTYTFALKDTKWSDGTPLTAKDFEQSWMSVLLPSFPSKNLDLLYIIKGARAFKEGNGSAEAVGIQALDAKHLRIQLENPTPYFLKVVTTHLYFPVHSSIRCMQKKENYPLVTNGPFKVKEWKSSAEIILAKNSCYWDAKVVALDAVILSRMNANHAYKMFERGKVDYVGSPLSHLPSQAMPALKHQELLKIKPATIMHGLQFNAKNTFLSNIKIRKAFNMALNRKVIAELATQGANSPATGILPPLADWEAINYYQDNDLPAAWQLFQEALQEMKMDKDSLPQLTLTYANTDTQRAIAQAVQQQWNHAFGFTIQLQKQEPEVFARTTDKGDYQIALNSWYARFSDPLSFLESFKVYNPAFSQEEHTKYVGLLTFSSIENDKDQRRKYLEKAERLLMNAMPIAPLLFGSYTYAESENLGGIGLSDLGILDIKYAFLKDINEGPP from the coding sequence ATGAAGGAAAATTTTTCTTTAATCACCCTCCTTATATTTTTACTTACAGCTTGCCAGAATGAAAAAGTGCCTATAAAACAAGAAGCTATCCTTAGATTAGCTTGCGAAGAGTCTGCTTCCAGCATGGATCCACGCTATCCAGCCAACCTGATCACTAGAAATCTTTTGCATATGCTTTATGAAGGTTTGATGAAGATAGATCATCAAGGCAAGGTTATCCCCGCGCTAGCTCTATCTGTAGAAGTATCTGCTGATTTAAAAACTTATACTTTTGCCCTCAAAGATACAAAATGGAGTGACGGTACTCCATTAACAGCAAAAGATTTTGAACAATCATGGATGAGTGTTTTACTCCCTTCTTTTCCAAGCAAAAACCTTGACTTACTCTATATAATTAAAGGGGCAAGAGCATTTAAAGAAGGAAATGGCTCTGCAGAAGCAGTAGGCATTCAAGCATTAGATGCTAAGCATCTAAGGATACAGCTAGAAAATCCTACTCCTTATTTTTTAAAGGTAGTAACCACCCATTTATATTTTCCCGTTCACTCTTCTATAAGATGCATGCAGAAAAAGGAAAATTATCCCCTAGTAACTAATGGCCCTTTTAAAGTTAAAGAATGGAAATCTTCAGCAGAAATTATTCTCGCAAAAAATTCCTGTTATTGGGATGCAAAAGTAGTTGCCCTTGACGCGGTTATCCTTTCGAGGATGAATGCAAACCATGCTTACAAAATGTTTGAAAGAGGAAAGGTAGATTACGTAGGCTCTCCTTTAAGCCATTTACCCTCACAGGCTATGCCAGCCTTAAAACACCAAGAACTATTAAAGATTAAGCCTGCAACAATTATGCATGGGCTGCAATTCAATGCCAAAAACACCTTTCTGAGCAATATCAAAATACGTAAAGCTTTTAACATGGCCCTCAATAGAAAAGTTATTGCTGAGCTAGCTACCCAAGGAGCTAACTCACCTGCCACTGGGATACTTCCACCCCTAGCAGATTGGGAAGCTATAAACTACTATCAAGACAATGATCTTCCAGCAGCTTGGCAATTATTCCAAGAAGCTTTGCAAGAAATGAAAATGGATAAAGATTCTCTTCCCCAGCTTACCTTAACTTATGCTAATACGGACACCCAACGCGCAATTGCTCAAGCTGTGCAGCAGCAGTGGAATCATGCATTTGGTTTTACCATTCAACTACAAAAGCAAGAACCTGAAGTTTTCGCCCGAACTACTGATAAAGGAGATTACCAAATTGCTCTAAATTCATGGTATGCAAGGTTTAGTGATCCTCTAAGCTTTTTAGAAAGCTTTAAAGTTTATAATCCCGCTTTTAGCCAGGAAGAACATACCAAATATGTGGGTTTATTAACTTTTTCTTCCATTGAGAATGATAAGGATCAACGTAGAAAATATTTAGAAAAAGCTGAAAGACTTCTTATGAACGCCATGCCTATCGCTCCTTTGCTTTTTGGGTCTTATACTTATGCAGAAAGCGAGAATTTAGGAGGAATAGGCCTATCAGACCTAGGAATTTTAGACATTAAATATGCCTTTTTGAAAGATATAAATGAAGGTCCCCCTTAA
- a CDS encoding HdeD family acid-resistance protein produces MNILQKYRIAFIVESIWLIILGTIAIAAPFIATLSIELMVGGIILLGGSAQLYKSFKTIHEPGGALSLASAIISMLVGAFMLIYPMAGIQTLTLLTTIFFLAEGITKIRISLEIKGTPNWGWLLSSGIIALLMAGIILSGWPETSLWIIGPLVGINMTLFGFSLLALAIHIPTNE; encoded by the coding sequence ATGAATATTTTACAAAAGTATCGCATAGCTTTTATTGTGGAAAGCATTTGGTTAATTATTTTAGGAACAATAGCTATTGCGGCCCCTTTCATAGCAACCTTAAGCATTGAATTGATGGTAGGGGGAATTATCCTTTTAGGAGGGAGTGCTCAGCTTTATAAATCTTTTAAAACTATACATGAACCGGGGGGAGCTTTATCGTTAGCCAGCGCAATTATCTCGATGTTAGTGGGTGCTTTCATGCTTATCTATCCTATGGCAGGTATACAAACCCTTACTCTATTAACTACCATCTTTTTTTTGGCTGAAGGCATCACTAAAATAAGGATTAGCCTTGAAATAAAAGGCACACCCAATTGGGGGTGGTTACTTTCTAGCGGAATTATTGCCCTTTTGATGGCAGGCATTATTCTCTCAGGTTGGCCTGAGACTTCTCTATGGATAATTGGGCCATTGGTAGGAATTAATATGACTTTGTTTGGATTTTCACTCTTAGCCCTTGCTATTCACATTCCTACCAATGAGTGA
- a CDS encoding alpha/beta fold hydrolase, whose translation MERVEEKEAIVLEVEGYKLFGVLHLPLQEEKVPGVLMCHGLAGNKIGRFRTAVTLAKELAKRGIASLRIDFRGCGDSDGDFCEASVKGLLKDACTSLSYLQKHVRIDPYRLGVLGRSFGAAIALMAAHSHKNIKSLALWAPLYNTEQWQEAWRIFHDVHTPAKVREQLLSIEGQQGSPIFFEEFFNVNLASTLEALADVPLLHIHGLKDSVVKIDHASLYENKRSTARATSKFIKIPEGDHHFTRKNDQESVIAETVNWFKATL comes from the coding sequence ATGGAAAGAGTTGAGGAGAAAGAAGCTATCGTTCTTGAAGTGGAAGGATACAAGCTCTTTGGTGTTTTACACCTTCCTTTACAGGAAGAGAAAGTTCCTGGTGTTTTAATGTGTCATGGCTTAGCAGGGAATAAGATAGGACGTTTTCGGACCGCTGTCACTTTAGCTAAAGAATTAGCAAAGAGGGGAATAGCATCCCTTCGTATAGACTTTCGAGGTTGTGGGGATAGCGATGGAGATTTTTGCGAAGCGAGCGTGAAAGGATTGTTGAAAGATGCATGCACAAGTTTAAGCTATTTACAAAAGCATGTTCGTATTGATCCTTATCGTCTAGGTGTTCTGGGCCGCTCTTTCGGCGCGGCTATAGCTCTCATGGCAGCGCACTCGCATAAAAACATTAAAAGCCTTGCTTTATGGGCTCCTCTATATAACACCGAACAGTGGCAAGAGGCCTGGCGCATTTTCCATGATGTTCATACACCTGCAAAGGTGCGTGAGCAATTGCTAAGCATTGAGGGGCAGCAAGGTAGCCCCATATTTTTTGAGGAGTTTTTCAATGTTAATCTAGCATCTACCTTAGAGGCCTTAGCCGATGTGCCTTTGCTGCATATCCATGGACTAAAAGATAGCGTGGTTAAAATAGATCATGCAAGCCTATACGAAAATAAACGTTCAACTGCGCGAGCAACCTCTAAATTTATAAAAATACCAGAAGGGGACCATCATTTTACCCGTAAAAATGATCAAGAGTCAGTTATTGCTGAGACAGTCAATTGGTTTAAAGCCACCTTGTGA
- a CDS encoding diphosphate--fructose-6-phosphate 1-phosphotransferase, giving the protein MPSTLQKVRMEYQPLLPPLLDDLHSLALVSTGNLVGKDSALVNLFPHTYQQPPLKVVKSQIQKQFPMRIGFVFSGGQAAGGHNIASGLFDSLKKLHVDSQLFGFLGGPAGIIKNKYIEINAEMLASYRNQGGFNLIGAGRTKIETSEQFLAAAQTVKELKLDGLVIVGGDDSNTNAALLAEYFLSQGMATKVIGVPKTIDGDLKNEFIELSFGFDSATKTYSEFVGNILIDALSAEKYTFFIKLMGRTASHIVLEVALNTHPNLALIGEEVEAQGWTLQDITHLIANLIMERARIGKNYGAILIPEGLIEFIPECKILIKELNALLSAEQTYAKKIEALIPNQEKINYIKSFLSLKAQQSLQTLPEDIQMQLLLDRDPHGNVQVTKIDTERLLIETVRQELTKRLAQDSFVVKFNPQPLFCGYEGRACLPSNFDSQYCYTLGHLATLLIQAGATGYMACIQKLNEPIENWELSGVPLVSMIHLEERHGKAKPVIKKALVELTSPIFNYFKQERVKWRLNDDYISPGPMQFFGPEEITPSKPFTLMNQK; this is encoded by the coding sequence ATGCCTAGCACCTTACAGAAAGTCCGCATGGAATATCAACCTTTGTTACCCCCTTTATTAGATGACCTCCATTCGCTTGCTCTTGTTTCTACAGGCAATTTAGTGGGGAAAGATTCAGCCCTAGTTAATCTCTTTCCTCATACTTACCAGCAACCTCCCTTAAAAGTCGTAAAGAGCCAAATTCAAAAACAATTTCCTATGCGTATAGGCTTTGTGTTTTCTGGAGGGCAAGCAGCCGGGGGGCATAATATTGCCTCTGGGTTATTCGATTCTTTAAAAAAATTACATGTCGATAGCCAGCTCTTTGGTTTTTTAGGGGGACCAGCAGGTATTATTAAAAATAAATATATAGAAATTAATGCAGAAATGTTAGCTTCTTATCGTAATCAAGGAGGCTTTAATTTAATTGGAGCAGGTAGAACAAAGATAGAAACTTCCGAGCAATTTTTAGCAGCTGCCCAAACTGTAAAAGAGTTAAAGCTTGATGGTTTAGTTATCGTGGGTGGTGATGACTCTAATACCAATGCAGCTTTGCTTGCAGAGTATTTTTTAAGCCAGGGAATGGCTACTAAAGTAATTGGGGTACCCAAGACAATTGATGGAGATCTAAAGAATGAATTTATTGAACTTTCTTTTGGATTTGATTCGGCCACTAAAACATATTCTGAATTTGTAGGAAATATTCTTATCGATGCTTTATCGGCAGAAAAATATACATTTTTTATCAAGCTTATGGGGCGAACAGCTTCCCATATTGTGCTGGAAGTGGCCCTGAACACCCACCCCAATTTGGCTCTTATTGGAGAAGAAGTTGAAGCGCAAGGATGGACTCTTCAAGATATTACTCACCTAATAGCGAACTTAATAATGGAACGGGCTAGAATAGGTAAAAACTATGGCGCCATATTGATTCCTGAAGGGCTTATTGAATTTATCCCCGAATGCAAGATCCTAATCAAAGAATTGAATGCACTTTTAAGCGCAGAGCAAACATATGCTAAAAAAATTGAAGCTTTAATACCTAATCAAGAAAAAATTAATTATATTAAATCTTTTCTTTCTTTAAAAGCCCAGCAAAGCTTACAAACTTTACCCGAAGATATTCAAATGCAGCTATTGTTGGATCGTGACCCTCATGGCAATGTACAAGTAACTAAAATTGATACCGAACGTCTTCTTATTGAAACTGTCCGCCAAGAGCTAACCAAACGCTTAGCCCAAGATTCTTTCGTGGTAAAATTTAATCCTCAGCCTCTATTTTGTGGTTATGAAGGTCGCGCTTGCTTACCTTCTAATTTTGATAGCCAATATTGTTATACTTTAGGTCATCTAGCCACATTATTGATTCAGGCGGGGGCAACTGGCTATATGGCATGCATACAAAAATTGAATGAGCCTATAGAAAATTGGGAACTTTCTGGTGTGCCTCTTGTTTCTATGATTCACTTAGAAGAACGCCATGGCAAAGCTAAGCCGGTGATTAAAAAAGCATTAGTTGAGTTAACAAGCCCTATATTTAATTATTTTAAGCAAGAGAGAGTCAAATGGCGCTTAAATGATGATTATATTAGTCCTGGCCCTATGCAGTTTTTTGGCCCTGAGGAAATAACCCCTAGCAAGCCTTTTACTCTAATGAACCAAAAATAA
- a CDS encoding HAD family phosphatase, whose translation MKSSLYKQVIFDLGGVLFYWNPKEVSRLLKEKDPDFPLHIEKIVYTSTWSDLDAGTLSLEEAMQQLSTCYPRHYIERFVSLSLEKLVPLEKGISLLKQVQAQKKQTFILSNISGEFFKKISIYKSLLDSFDGAVFSYEIHTLKPQKKIYQTLLDKYFLKPEECLFIDDSLANVAAAQKMGMDAIICQEHQYVHDELLRLKVI comes from the coding sequence ATGAAATCCAGCCTTTATAAACAAGTTATTTTTGATTTAGGGGGAGTGCTTTTTTATTGGAATCCTAAAGAAGTTTCACGCCTTCTTAAAGAAAAAGATCCTGATTTTCCTCTTCATATTGAGAAAATTGTTTACACCTCAACGTGGAGTGATTTAGACGCAGGAACCCTTTCTTTAGAGGAAGCTATGCAACAGCTTAGCACTTGCTACCCCCGTCACTATATTGAGCGTTTCGTTAGCCTTTCTTTAGAAAAACTAGTGCCTCTAGAAAAAGGAATTAGCCTTTTAAAACAAGTTCAAGCCCAAAAAAAGCAAACTTTCATTCTATCTAACATTTCAGGGGAGTTTTTTAAGAAGATATCTATATACAAAAGCCTTTTAGATAGCTTTGATGGCGCCGTCTTCTCTTACGAAATCCATACCCTTAAGCCACAAAAAAAAATTTATCAAACTCTCCTGGATAAATATTTTCTAAAGCCAGAGGAGTGCCTATTTATTGATGATTCTTTAGCAAATGTTGCAGCTGCTCAGAAGATGGGTATGGATGCAATCATCTGTCAAGAGCACCAGTATGTGCATGACGAGCTCCTAAGACTAAAAGTTATTTAA
- the mutM gene encoding DNA-formamidopyrimidine glycosylase: protein MPELPEVETIVRELIATGLVGKQIATVYVQWPKIIDTSDDKVFIHQIQGQSINHLERRGKYLVFTLSQSTLFVHLRMTGKFEWLASPLPIKKHEHIRIVFTDGTILRYEDPRKFGRWSLYIDPLEKLSRLGLEPLSSNFTCSALTSMLQKYASQIKPFLLNQKHIVGLGNIYVDEALWEAKINPQRLTNSLTKKEIKALHRAIQNVLNKGIKNKGTSLGVGIGNYYSVSGKRGGHQHHLNVFRQQGLGCSRCGTLIIKMVVAQRGTHLCPTCQKREIFNEIQPL, encoded by the coding sequence ATGCCTGAGCTTCCAGAAGTAGAAACTATCGTACGAGAACTTATCGCGACTGGCTTAGTCGGTAAACAAATTGCAACTGTCTATGTGCAGTGGCCTAAAATAATTGATACCTCGGATGATAAGGTATTTATACATCAAATCCAAGGGCAGTCTATTAATCATTTAGAGAGACGTGGAAAGTATTTGGTATTTACTTTGTCGCAAAGTACTTTGTTCGTACACCTGCGCATGACTGGTAAATTCGAATGGCTCGCCAGCCCGCTACCTATTAAAAAGCATGAACATATACGTATAGTCTTTACGGATGGAACCATCCTACGTTATGAAGACCCCAGAAAATTTGGTCGGTGGTCTCTGTATATTGATCCTCTGGAAAAATTAAGCAGGCTTGGGTTAGAACCTCTCTCCTCTAACTTTACCTGCTCAGCATTAACTTCTATGCTGCAAAAGTATGCTTCTCAAATTAAACCCTTTCTTCTTAATCAAAAGCATATTGTAGGGCTAGGAAATATATATGTTGACGAAGCTTTATGGGAAGCTAAAATAAATCCCCAACGATTGACTAATTCTTTAACTAAAAAGGAGATAAAAGCGTTACACCGAGCCATTCAAAATGTGCTAAACAAAGGGATTAAAAACAAAGGGACAAGTTTAGGTGTAGGAATAGGTAACTACTATAGTGTTAGTGGAAAAAGAGGCGGCCATCAGCATCATTTAAATGTTTTTCGTCAGCAGGGATTAGGCTGCTCAAGATGTGGCACACTTATCATTAAAATGGTGGTAGCTCAACGAGGAACTCATCTTTGCCCCACTTGCCAAAAGAGGGAGATTTTTAATGAAATCCAGCCTTTATAA
- a CDS encoding DUF167 domain-containing protein — translation MFKNNSSHIYLPIKVVLKAKKSEITGWENDRLRIRLSAIPEKGLANDELLRLLSITLGIPKTSLQIVQGKTARLKIVRIEGLSSQMLHHILMFK, via the coding sequence ATGTTTAAAAATAATTCAAGTCACATCTATCTGCCTATTAAAGTCGTTTTAAAAGCCAAAAAGAGCGAGATTACAGGCTGGGAAAATGATCGCCTCAGAATACGTCTTTCCGCTATCCCTGAAAAAGGGCTAGCGAACGATGAGCTGCTTAGGCTTCTTTCCATAACTTTAGGCATCCCTAAAACTTCATTGCAAATTGTGCAAGGAAAAACCGCGCGCCTAAAAATCGTTCGTATTGAAGGGCTTTCCTCTCAAATGCTTCATCATATTTTAATGTTTAAATAA
- a CDS encoding lipase maturation factor family protein translates to MQNFIESNATFIAGQWVFIKLLGLCYFLAFWSLFIQVKGLYGAKGILPMQEIFNGIRRSKTYTHYLRTPSIFWINTEDKMLKGVALVGIIGASLVLCGVAVSWMLFILCLLYLSYVSPSLYFLSFQWDVLLLEVGFAGFLLSLQSPPLPIAVFLLWIILFRIMFSSGIAKFLLGSQEWRNLSAMQYHYETQPLPNKIAYFFHHQPKWFAQLSTLAVFLFEIILPFFIFTHPDLRAYTFLILMLFQSILTLTGNFTFFNGLTIALSFVLLEDNYLPWLQPFLPLSNSPRELSTSLLVSILAISLIVLNFFQLVQLFRSLPSVERVFAIISPFYLVNKYGLFSRLATQRYEIEVEGSEDGRIWKTYEFKWKPGDLKIPPRQAAPYQPRLDWQLWFAAHGEVKHNPWFTRFIYRLMENSPEVVKLMKNNPFPDKPPTYMRANLYEYHFTTSQEKKESGNWWKRKYVGIYLPPVSKS, encoded by the coding sequence ATGCAAAATTTTATAGAGTCAAATGCTACTTTTATAGCAGGGCAGTGGGTATTTATCAAATTGTTAGGCTTATGCTATTTCCTTGCTTTCTGGTCCTTGTTTATTCAAGTGAAAGGTTTATATGGCGCTAAAGGCATACTTCCTATGCAGGAGATTTTCAACGGGATACGAAGGAGCAAAACGTATACGCACTACTTAAGAACACCTTCCATATTTTGGATAAATACGGAGGACAAAATGTTAAAGGGGGTGGCCTTAGTAGGAATAATAGGAGCAAGCTTAGTGCTTTGTGGGGTTGCTGTTAGCTGGATGCTCTTTATTCTTTGTTTATTATATTTATCTTATGTCTCTCCTTCACTTTATTTTTTGTCTTTTCAATGGGATGTTTTATTGTTAGAAGTAGGGTTTGCCGGTTTCCTCTTATCTTTACAATCGCCTCCTTTACCTATTGCTGTATTCTTATTGTGGATTATTCTTTTTCGTATAATGTTTTCTTCAGGGATAGCAAAATTTCTATTAGGGAGCCAGGAATGGAGAAATCTATCTGCCATGCAATATCATTATGAAACACAGCCGCTTCCTAATAAAATAGCTTATTTCTTTCATCATCAACCCAAATGGTTTGCACAACTATCCACGCTTGCTGTCTTTTTATTTGAAATTATTTTACCTTTCTTTATTTTTACTCATCCAGACTTAAGGGCTTATACTTTTCTTATCCTTATGTTGTTCCAATCGATTCTCACCTTAACAGGTAATTTTACTTTTTTTAATGGGCTTACTATCGCTCTTAGTTTTGTACTTTTGGAAGATAATTATTTGCCCTGGTTGCAACCGTTCCTTCCGCTTTCTAATTCTCCAAGAGAACTATCTACTTCTCTTTTAGTCTCTATCTTGGCCATCTCTTTAATCGTGCTAAATTTTTTCCAACTCGTCCAGCTTTTTCGCTCTTTACCTTCCGTAGAGCGGGTTTTTGCAATAATAAGTCCATTTTATCTTGTCAATAAATATGGCCTGTTTTCACGTCTAGCTACTCAGCGTTATGAAATTGAAGTGGAAGGAAGTGAGGATGGTAGGATATGGAAAACATATGAATTTAAATGGAAGCCTGGGGATCTTAAAATTCCTCCTCGCCAGGCAGCGCCTTATCAGCCGCGATTAGACTGGCAGCTTTGGTTTGCTGCTCATGGAGAAGTTAAACACAATCCCTGGTTTACACGTTTTATCTATCGGTTAATGGAGAATTCACCAGAAGTTGTAAAATTGATGAAAAATAATCCTTTTCCTGATAAGCCTCCTACATATATGCGGGCTAATCTCTATGAATACCATTTTACAACCTCTCAAGAGAAAAAAGAGTCAGGCAATTGGTGGAAGCGTAAGTATGTAGGCATTTATTTGCCTCCCGTGAGTAAAAGTTAA